aatatgtgggagccaatatgagcatccaggttccgctattggttattgaccggagacgtgtctcggtcatgtctacatagttctcgaacccgtagggtccgcacgcttaaagttctgtgacgatcggtattatgagtttatgtgatttaatgtaccgaaggtagttcggagtcccgaataagatcggggacatgactaggagtctcgaaatggttgatacgtaaagatcgatatattggacgactatattcggacatcggaaaggttccgagtgatacgGGTATTtacgggggtaccggggagttacgggaatacgaggaagaagtaatgggccacatggccaagtggtggaagagaggaggtagggcgcgcggcccccctagcccaaaccaaattggactagggggtcggcccccctttcctccttttcctccctctccttccttctccttctcctccttcctttcctcctcctagtaggagtaggaaaggggagtcctactcctattaggaggaggactcctcctcctggagcgccctaggagggccggccggcctccccccttgctcctttatatacgggggcaggggcaccctagaacacacaagttgatctgttgatctctcttagccgtgtgcggtgccccccttcaccataatccacctcggtcatatcgtagcggtgcttaggcgaagccctgcgtcggtagcatcatcatcaccgtcatcacgccgtcgtgctgacggaactctccctcgaagctctgctggatcggagttcgtgggacgtcatcgagctgaacgtgtgctgaactcggaggtgtcgtgcgttcggtacttggatcggtcggattgtgaagacgtacgactacatcaaccgcgttgtcataacgcttccgctttcggtctacgagggtacgtggacaacactctcccctctcgttgctatgcatcaccatgatcttgcgtgtgcgtaggaaattttttgaaattactacgttccccaacactcatagctttcaatccatgccccgggctgtaaatcggccgtgtaattaggcacctttcgtgggcccttgaaatccttgggcaaacgctcattacacaGAGCCGGtaccaagcaagggacacctccagtcctcgttgCCACGCCTGCTTCGATAGAAGTCGTAGGATGAACCGGAAAAGGCTGGTAAGCGgcccgctgagccgcctgctcagccacctgctgagccgcccgctccgccTCTTGGCGTATCCCgtcctgatcaaccaagttaagagctccatcacgcGCCGGGTCGTGCCCGCGCGGTTGGTCACGGCGCCGAgcgttgcttgaaacggctgctgaatccatatgcctggcataacttgggctccggcttgggcgaggggttgagtggatcctgtctcaactgtaagagtatgcctcctgctgcgccagagccgtctgaagaagttctctgacccttcgtgtttcaattgccgtcggagagtcaccctccaccgggagagccgccaatcgtgccgaCGCAGCGATCaggttctccaaagggttagaaaaatgacccggtggtgttggtacataatgaGGTGGAGCGGTACTCATGCGAGGAGGCTCCATTACCCATGGTTGAACTGGCGTCCCCGCCCCAGGCGTTGCAACCCGGTTTATCTCTGGCGTGTTCTGGGGCCTGCACCAGGTGTGCGGAAGAGATTTCTAGGATCATAAGTCAGAGGCAAAcgggattgagccttctggtgccttctcctcacaACTTTGTTAGAAGCGTTCAAatccatcgtaagctggaaagcctccGATTGAATCTGCTGTGCTCGTGCATCCAAAGTCGCCTGCTCTTTGGCTAGCCTAACGTCCTCCGCAGCTAGGTTTTCTttggcttgtgctacctcctcacgtaaccgcgccacttctgcatcatgttcAGCTTGATCCGCCGGATTAACCGCGGTAGTCAACAGGGCTATCAACTTGTCTatgagatccatcagtacctgatCCGGCGggtgcgcagggcctcctgccccggctgccgctgacccggaggttatcgctgccgcagccgtagagttttgaacgggttgcgtcccagccatgaagatccccactctgctcggcggctcaaaggggtccggaatactgctgccatcggaacagcccccaagcccgccgtcttgcaattgatacaatgaatctgtctcacccgtggacgactcaccgtcagagtagatggccgtctcaccgccatccacggatccttcagaaaattcccctccatggatgcatcccacgaaggcacgcttcacggcgggctgagctcgggcgggtctcccacgctgagtcgtctcgatgatgtcggtgcagatgtccggctcaccgatccgaccgatgaagacgtgaattccgccgaaggggacccgatacccgtactcaattgagccggcctcggggccccagcctgcgtcgtcgatgtagagcttgccgcgacgactcttggtcatccggcccacagcgtatcccctgagcccttcgaagctgcccttcaagaactcaaatccaccgtgcgctggccccacggtgggcgccaactgtcgtggaattgtcacggcagatgtcctagtgaaaggacttagtcgtggagccatcgcaactaggaagcttaaaggggttaaaacggaacaaaggacacgagggtttatactggttcggccccttgcggtgaaggtaaaaaccTAATCCAGTTgagatggaattgctagggtttcgatgaccagggagcgaatacgctttgcctggctctcgatctgttgttttttGCCTTGAACCGCCGctaggtcatccctttatatacagaggttgacgcccagcggctcacagagccccggccggcttataaacagtgtccggcttggtctctaactattcctgccttataatacaagtcacacACATAGGGCGGTTTATCTCTATGGGCCTTAAgttgcctttgggccttgggcccttaactgaaccgccatcttccagGGCTGTCGTGGGCTTCATGAATCGCcatgggtataacccggcccctcctgggcgggtcatacctaatagttatatccccaacagttacCCCAAAGTTTGAGCATCTGAAGAGGGCAGTAATTGCCATGTGCTGAACATGCACAAAAAGGCAAAAAAATAATCAAATGGAAAAGTAATTGCAGAAGCATGGCAACTGGACGTGTCTATACTTCTGAAGGAAGCAGTTGCCATCTAGTAGAATCTACTTGCCATGTTGGCTCCAATGAAAGTGGCAAATAAGGCAGAGCAGAGGAACACCCACCCCTAGGATTGTCCAACCTGAAATGTGGCAACTAACACATTGGCTTCATAAAAAGTACAGATCACATGTACTAGGTTCAATTTGCCATGTTAACACAATGCACTTCAAAAAAGGGCAGACAACTTCCACTGTACAACAtataatgtggcaactcacaccCTGGCCTCAtataaaaatgagttgccatgtaatACATTTAAATATGTTTAGCTATCACAAGTCAGCATGGCAAACGCAGTTGAGTCTATTGTTCAGTCAATTTGCCATTATCCtgcatatgacatggcaacatgcatAGTTGATTCACAAAATTAGTTGCCACTTAGAAGCATAGTCGTGGGTAAACAAATACTcgctctgtaaactaatataagagcgtttagatcactaaaatagtaatctaaacgctcttatattagtttacgaatGGAGTACAATGAAAATTGTCGTGACTGCCATTATCACACACTTAAGTATGCAACTACCTAGAGATAGAAATCATACACAAAAATTACTCCCTGACTTGGATCTCACAAACTGACATTCTCCTACAACTGACATGGCAACTGACACGGTTGATTCAGAAAATTAGTTGCCATCAGTGATGATAGTTGTTGAAAATGCCATGACTGTCATTATACTACACTTTGAAATGCACCTAAGTAGATCTAGGGTTCAATCGCAACTATCATACCCTGAATTCAACAACAAAAAACGCCCTACATTGATGGCCATAGCATTTCGAGGCAAATCAGAACTAACATCTAGAAAATCGCCCGCACAAACACAGGCAAAATACAGATGTGGCCGCGGACCGGGCGAGCCACACCGGCATGGCTGCCACCGCGGCAGCGACGAAACTGCGCAATGCCATCCTAAATGGCAAGCACGCGACTCCACCGCCGACGGGGACACCGGAGCATCGCGAATCGGCCGGAatctcgaggaaactcgaggggaAATTGACCACAGAGCGAGGGGGCAGAAATCGCAGGCAGGAATGTGGCACGGAGGGAGTCTTACCTTCAatctgcggctgctccggcgatgACGCTCTGGTCCGGCGAACCCTAGCAACGGCCGCGAATGCGGTCgactcttccgccgccgccgccttctcctctcGGTTTCTCCTCCAATCGAATGCAACTGGTGTGGATGGTGGGTTGGGGGAGTAATGAAACCGCGAGAGGAGCGAGTGGCGAGCGCGACGGCAGTTCCACCACACGCCCCGACTCGCAACCGCTGACCTCGGAGGAAAAACCGGCGTGCGGGCGAACTACCTACACACCACACACGGggcttgtcctacgtggcacaccaaatccaccttttcgcaagattcgtgcaaaagacaATCAACGACGATtcaggcgtgtgggcgagttggagAAGTGCTACCGCGTGGACGTTAGTTTTTCCGAAACCAAAACACCAAAGGAAGAAAGAAATGAAGAAAAGATGTGGGCAGCCAGTATGAAGAAGACTATGTTTTCCTTTTTTCGTGGAAAGAAGACTCTGAATTTGCAAGTCACCTCGGCAGCCTCTACCTGTCGTATACCAGAGTTGCTCTCAGTTACCCTTTCTCGCCAGCGACTCGCGAACCGCAACAATCAGCTAGCACCGCGCCGGAACTCGAGCAGCAGGCGAAGATGGCACCCCAGCCGGAGGAGGCGCCCAAGCCTTCGCCGGAGGAGTCTCGCGAGTGGACGCTGCGGTTCATCCAGGCCCTCGGAGTGGACGCGTCCCTCCCGGCCTCGGCGGAGCGTCCCGACGCCCACTCCGCCCTCGTCCGCGCGCTCCTGTCCTCCGTCACCGTCTCCTCCTCCCCCCGGCCGCGCGTCTCCTGCACCCTCACCGTCTCATCCGCCGCAACTGTGAGCACTAATAAAGCGCGATGGTCGGCGTCTCCTTTATGAAGTTGTACCTAGCGATGTGCTCTGACCGGTGGCGTCGTCGGGTGGGCTGTGCAGAACGCCTACAACACGCTccacggcggcgcggtggcggccgtCGCGGAGGCCGTCGGGATGGCGTGCGCGCGCGCTGCGGCGGGGGATAAGGAGATGTTCCTCGGCGAGCTCAGCACAGCGTATCTCTCAGCCGCCCGCCTCGATGTGAGATCTACATCCCTTGATCAATTTTACCAGACCGTGGTTTGTGTTGTTTTAATTTGATGAAGCAATTTTCGACCCTATCTGGAAGCTCCCAGTTTGGGACTTTGGGGCATGGTATTGGGGAACTGGGAAATGAACTCCCTAATAATCGGAAGCGGTATTGGGGCAGCCCCCATACCACTTTATTGGGGATGGATCCTTGGAGGATtactggagatgctcttattaAGTGAGCTATTTGTGATTGAGAATTAGGGTTATGTTACCTACCAAACCTCTAACCTAGGTAAAATGTACTAGTTCCTATATTATATCAGGGCTGCAATGCAACACCACAGTTACTATTTGCTTAACCTACAAACGGTACAGCTGAAGTTACACTATGGAAATTCAAGGTGTTTTAAATACATTTGAAGCAACTGGCAAggtaaggatttgaacatatggaGCCGGTTTGGTCAGAAACACTGGGAAATCACAGTGGTAGCTAGTCTTAGAGATTTCCTTCACACGAAGACTTAGAAGTTAGTACAAGACAAGATTGCCAAATAATGCTACAGATGTGCAACTCTAGCATGGATGACCGCATAAGAAATTATGGGATGTTAACATTTGTATACTATATAGTTATAGTTTAATGGCATGACTAAAAGCTAGCATAGTGGAATTATAGTTGGCGTGACAATGTCTGTTCTTAAATAGGTATTCAACTACTTATGCTGCACAAGATATACAAAAGATGTTCCTATGTGAACACAAAAGTTGGTACCAAATATTCGCGAAGTGCACATGGTATCTTGTTTCATGAAATGTTTGAGCGCAGTTACTGGCATATTTCTTCAACCAGCTATGCATGCCTGACAAATACTTGTGAACCACTTACTGCTTCCTCATGAAGTGTGAATGTTTTGTTGTTGTTTACCTACACATATATAGCTTCTTCTGCAATCAATCTGTACCCAAAGTCCCAAAGTGGTCCAccgttatttttctctttcaagtGTTCAACCACCAGCGCTGTTTATCTCTGGATCATCTATTAGTTCTTTACTAAGAGATTGGTTGGTAAAGACCAATGATTACTGACAGGTGAAAAGTGTTGCTAAGAGATAACAACTAATGGGGATTAGGCGACTATGCGTTCATCATAGCTGCCAGAGAGATTTAATCTGCAAAGAATCAGAGGGATAAATAGTTCCGATTTGAGTAAGATCCATTCACACCTTAGTGTTTTTGGCCTCTTAAACATTTATATGTGATCTCAGGAAAATGCAAGGGCGTAGCCTGAGATCTCTTGCAGACCAAATTCACAAATCACAAGTTGTGAGTTCCTTCTAGGGTTTGTGATGTTCAATTGAAAGGCAGGTTATCTCAACTAGGAAATTCGCCAGGCCGGGGAAGAGCGGAGGTGACCGACATATTTTGCTAATTTGGTAACAATCAGCACACCATGTAGGCTCATGATGTTGAACTGGGTTGGACCATGGGACGATCCACTCAATCAATATGCATTTCCGAGTACCGCGACCCAAATGAACTGCCTGCAGAAGTTCAATTGGCAATGTAGTTATTCAAACACACGCTATACAATTGTGGTGGGGATCTAGACAGATTGGAATTCTTTGCCTCTTATTTTCAGAATATTTCATAACCTGTCGAAGTACAATCCTTCACACAAGTATTCCCTTTTTTAGATGATGCACGCGTATTCTTAATGTCCGTCAACCCTTATCTATGCTTGTGCAGTCTGAAGTGGAAGTAGAAGCGCAGATACTGAGGAAGGGCAGATCTGTTGTGGTTACTACAGTTGAGTTTCGGCTCAAGGACAGCAAGAAGCTCTGCTACACATCTCGAGCCACCTTCTATATCATGCCGGTGGCAAGCCTGTAAATCATCTCTTACGGTACATGTAACAGTTTCGTATTTGCACAATCAAAGCTGTACATGAGCATACGTGCTATTGCACCAATAAATAAAGTAAAGACCAAATTGCAATTTACCACAAGAGAGTTTGAGAAAACTATTTTTTTCCCAATGAAACATGAACTGCAATAAGGTGTTCAAATTACAAATATACTACTCGTTTATCTGTTTGATGCTTCCATCGAAGCATAGATTTGGCAGTGAGAAACATTCATCTGACGGCAATGAGAGGATCTTTAGGTTTCGTCAAATTTTCATTCTATTCTGGTTTCACGCAGCACAGTTGAGCGGTATTCAATACAGACACCACATAGCTTAGGAAGTCCGGTAGAATGGATTTTAAAACGTTTTTGCTAAAAATCAGTCGATTGGTTTCGATTTCACCACCAGTCAAATTATGTCCGTCCGATCTGTGCACGAATCTTAGCGCCCCGTGTTTTGTTTTGCGCGTCGCTGGGCGGAGGGCGTTGCTTAGTGGGCTTATTCTGGGTTCAGGTTGTGATTATTTCACCTGGTCTGGGCTCCTATCCGTTTTCCCAGTGGAAGCGTTGTGTCTCTTCGTCTTGTCCCCGCATAGCGGAAGGATGGAGAGGTGGTGGAGGCCGACGAGCAGCATTAGGTGGGGTTAGGCCATGTGGCGGAGCCTTGTCAGGCGAGCTGCTGCGCGGAGCAGGGGGGAATCTGTGGAGCGACGCGAGCTGTCTTCGAGCAGGAGGAAGGAGATGGAGGCCATCAGGGCTGTCCCATCTGTTGCGCCACGAGCGATTGGCGGTCTGCTTGAGCAGAATCAAGGGTCTCGCCACCGGCCACGAGTTTTGGTAGTGCTTTTTGTTGCAATTTTAGTTAGTTTTTTTGTAGTTTCCAAGTTGATCAAACTAGCCCTGATTCTGAAGCCGTTGCATTTTTTGTTTTGCTAGCCCGCGGCGTAAATGCTTTGCCCATTCCATGTCTGTATCTTACGTGCTTGCAAGCCCGCGGCGTGTTGTATGTGCTTTGCCACGATAGAGGAGAGTTACGTGCGTCTTTTACTGTGTGTTTTAGTCACTGTTCATATTTGTTTTGTTGCAGGCTTGGGGCACGACCTGCAAGTTTGATGAGTCTGAATAATACTGTTGCCCACAAGCACAAGCAACTTATATATGTTACAGATTAGGAATAAAAACTGAAGTGAGGTATAAATCATCAGCACAGCAGTATAAAGTTAAGGATGCAGAGCTCTTGTAGGACAACGAAGCTTTTTTCAGTTTATTCTTCAATTATTTTCTAGTATTTCATTCCTTTTATTAAACTAGTCTCTCATTTGTACCTAGTTAGTCGTCAATCATTCTTCATTAGAGAAGTTCTCTATGTCTATCATTGTTCATTACTTTGATCTATTTTTTCTCATTTCAGTTTTCTCCAGTGTTTATATTCCCTTGTTTGAGATTCTTTTATTTAAACTTAATTTTTTTGCATCattagttttctttgtttttcattccTCAAACCCTTGCTTCTCATAATTAGTTTTATTTCATTATCTTTTTTTTTTCAGTTACCAGTTTTCATTCCCTCTGCTAGTTACTCTTCAGACCCTTCAGTCATCATTATCTTTTTATTGATCTTTTTTTTGCAGTATATCACTCTTCATTCGCCGTTTCTTCTTTCTATAGTATCATCTCTCCTTTTCTCAGTTCTCAGTCTCTCTTTGGTTAGTTTTGCCTCTTCATCTAATCAGATAGTAAAGAGGTGTTTTTGAGGCGAAAGAGCATGTGTTAGTATTAGTAACAAACAATGGAGAGGCATTTTATAAAGGGGGCAATTTTATCTGTGATTTGTCGTGTCTGGTAGATTTTTGATGAATGTGGTAATTTTATAAAGGCTTTGCTGTTGTGGTGGTAATTTTATATGTGAAATGTAATTAAGCAAGCATGGCCTCTTGTGGTCTATGTGTTGCCATTCTCTTTTGCGGGTCTTTTTTCTTGTCCATGCAATCATTTCCATACTCTTCCACTTTTCTTAGTTGTCTCTTGTACATATCTAATCAACCAATCATTATTACATGTCTGGCCATATACCTCGTGGCAATCGATCCCTTCTTCCAGTGTTATCATCTAGCATTTCCTTATACAGGATTGAGCATGCATATTAGTTTAATTGCTTCCTTTAGCATTCTAATATAAAGTTAGAAGATTTACTaataagctactccctccgttcttttttataagacgttttagccTGTCCAGTTTGAACTGTTTTGTGTGTGTCTGAAATGTCTTATAaaagggaacagagggagtattacataACTAAGCAGGAATCTCATTCCTTCCATCTGTCGGCATTCGTTGCAGGGGGGTTTGCTGTTTCACAAGACACTGATGAGACCTAGTTTCAATTGGTTATATCAGCTGATGTGCTCAAGTTTCTAAATAATCGTTTCGTAGAGTtagtttttggaattttttggctGTGCATTTTTATTGCAATTTTAGTCAGT
This region of Triticum aestivum cultivar Chinese Spring chromosome 2D, IWGSC CS RefSeq v2.1, whole genome shotgun sequence genomic DNA includes:
- the LOC123054135 gene encoding acyl-coenzyme A thioesterase 13, with amino-acid sequence MAPQPEEAPKPSPEESREWTLRFIQALGVDASLPASAERPDAHSALVRALLSSVTVSSSPRPRVSCTLTVSSAATNAYNTLHGGAVAAVAEAVGMACARAAAGDKEMFLGELSTAYLSAARLDSEVEVEAQILRKGRSVVVTTVEFRLKDSKKLCYTSRATFYIMPVASL